One stretch of Tepidibacter hydrothermalis DNA includes these proteins:
- a CDS encoding MalY/PatB family protein: MKYDFDEVINRFDTNCLKWDGLEERFGILDKDVLPLWVADMDFKAPQCVIDTIINRTSHGIFGYAGGYNTYYDSVIHWMKHRHNWDIKKEWIVFTPGVVPALNIIVKALTKPGDKVIIQSPIYPPFFKAVMNNGCNVVDNPLKFDGKKYVMDLDDLEEKIDNTVKLIFLCSPHNPVGRVWSKDELKRLGDICIRNNVILVSDEIHSDLVLKGNKHTPLASISEEFAQNTIVCTAPSKTFNIAGLQTSNIIIPNELIRNKFLKARESCGISKPNTFGIEALEAAYRHGEEWLDQLLLYLEQNLNYLTKYIEENIPRVKVIQPEATYLVWLDLRKLGLNKNDLENIIFTKGKLILNQGYTYGEEGEGFVRINIACPQSILKEGLSRLKKAIDNQL, from the coding sequence ATGAAATATGATTTTGATGAAGTAATCAATCGTTTTGATACAAATTGTTTAAAATGGGATGGATTAGAAGAGCGATTTGGTATATTGGATAAAGATGTGCTGCCTTTATGGGTAGCGGATATGGATTTTAAAGCACCACAGTGTGTTATTGATACAATTATAAATAGAACTTCTCATGGAATTTTTGGATATGCTGGAGGATATAATACTTATTATGATTCAGTAATTCATTGGATGAAGCATCGCCATAATTGGGATATAAAAAAAGAATGGATTGTATTTACACCAGGGGTTGTTCCAGCATTAAATATTATAGTAAAAGCACTAACAAAGCCTGGAGATAAAGTAATAATTCAATCTCCTATATACCCACCATTTTTTAAAGCAGTTATGAACAATGGATGCAATGTAGTCGATAATCCTTTGAAATTTGATGGGAAAAAATATGTAATGGATCTTGATGATTTAGAGGAAAAGATTGATAATACCGTAAAACTTATTTTTTTATGTAGTCCTCATAATCCAGTAGGAAGAGTGTGGAGTAAAGACGAATTAAAAAGGCTTGGAGATATTTGTATAAGAAATAATGTAATACTCGTATCTGATGAAATACATTCTGATTTAGTATTAAAAGGTAATAAGCATACGCCTTTGGCTTCAATAAGTGAGGAGTTTGCTCAAAATACTATTGTTTGTACAGCTCCGAGTAAAACTTTTAATATTGCGGGTCTTCAAACTTCAAATATCATTATTCCAAACGAATTAATAAGAAACAAGTTCTTAAAAGCAAGAGAAAGCTGTGGTATTTCAAAACCAAATACATTTGGAATAGAAGCATTAGAAGCAGCTTATAGACATGGAGAAGAATGGTTAGATCAGCTTTTGCTATATTTAGAACAAAATTTAAACTATTTAACAAAGTACATAGAAGAGAATATTCCTAGAGTGAAGGTGATTCAACCTGAAGCCACATATTTAGTATGGTTAGATCTAAGAAAACTAGGATTGAATAAAAATGATTTAGAAAATATTATTTTTACCAAAGGAAAGTTAATATTGAATCAAGGATATACCTATGGAGAAGAAGGAGAAGGTTTTGTAAGAATAAATATTGCTTGTCCACAATCTATATTAAAAGAAGGATTAAGTAGATTGAAAAAAGCTATAGATAACCAACTATAG
- a CDS encoding transporter substrate-binding domain-containing protein, with product MLKNMKVAILLALVLTTTMLFAGCNTTEDVKADESTSKEVEKVIRVGTGGTYSPWCFKENDKLQGFEVDVWNEIGKRAGYKVEFTVSKFSGLVGLLDAGQIDTVAHQMSITKERQEKYNFTEPYAYSKYDFIVKKDSNYKKIEDLKGKKVGAWLGGNGEKTLRALNEEYKLDLDMSFYDGTPLEKEVEIGRLDACWQGAIKSQTVIKQGNLDVKLMGANTEIGSEINAYPFTKSEEGKEMSDNISKVIKEMHEDGTLSELSKKWFDLDTTKK from the coding sequence ATGTTAAAAAACATGAAAGTAGCAATATTGTTAGCATTAGTATTAACGACTACTATGTTATTTGCAGGATGTAATACAACAGAAGATGTAAAAGCTGATGAAAGCACATCAAAAGAGGTTGAAAAAGTAATAAGAGTTGGAACTGGTGGTACATATAGTCCGTGGTGTTTTAAGGAAAATGATAAGCTTCAAGGATTTGAAGTGGATGTTTGGAATGAAATAGGAAAAAGAGCTGGATATAAGGTTGAATTCACAGTATCAAAGTTTAGTGGATTGGTTGGATTATTAGATGCTGGTCAAATTGATACAGTGGCACATCAAATGTCTATTACAAAAGAGAGACAAGAAAAATATAATTTTACTGAACCATATGCTTATAGTAAATATGATTTTATAGTAAAAAAAGATAGTAATTATAAAAAAATAGAAGATCTTAAAGGTAAAAAAGTTGGAGCTTGGTTAGGTGGAAATGGAGAAAAAACATTAAGAGCATTAAATGAAGAATATAAACTTGATTTAGATATGTCATTTTATGATGGAACACCTTTAGAAAAGGAAGTAGAGATTGGAAGACTTGATGCATGCTGGCAAGGAGCAATCAAATCTCAAACAGTTATTAAACAAGGAAATTTAGATGTAAAACTAATGGGAGCAAATACAGAAATAGGATCAGAAATTAATGCATATCCATTTACAAAAAGTGAAGAGGGTAAAGAAATGTCAGACAATATAAGCAAAGTCATTAAAGAAATGCATGAAGATGGAACACTAAGTGAACTATCTAAAAAGTGGTTTGATTTAGATACAACAAAAAAATAA
- a CDS encoding amino acid ABC transporter permease produces MEVFSLDFALGLLPLMLKYLHVTIFMSVLSLVFGLMIAIIVALIIQTKIKIIYPITKIYVSFFRGTPLIAQLFFLYFGLVQMFPSLKGMDAFTAAVIGLSLNASAYMSETIRGAISSVDKGQMEGALSIGMTYLQAMRRVILPQAARVAMPALSNNFIDIIKGSSLAFTLGVTEIMATAQMEGAAAYRFFEAFTDVIIIYWGIISLLGYLQKKLEIKMSEGY; encoded by the coding sequence ATGGAAGTTTTTAGTTTGGATTTTGCATTGGGTCTACTTCCATTAATGTTGAAATATCTACATGTGACCATTTTTATGTCTGTATTATCTTTAGTGTTTGGATTGATGATTGCAATTATAGTTGCATTAATTATTCAAACTAAAATAAAAATTATATATCCTATTACAAAAATATATGTTTCATTTTTTAGAGGAACTCCACTCATAGCACAATTGTTTTTCTTATATTTTGGGCTGGTTCAAATGTTTCCAAGTTTAAAAGGAATGGATGCTTTTACAGCTGCAGTTATCGGATTAAGTTTGAATGCTTCAGCTTATATGTCTGAAACTATTAGAGGTGCCATATCATCTGTAGATAAAGGACAAATGGAAGGGGCTTTATCTATAGGAATGACATATCTTCAGGCTATGAGAAGGGTTATTTTACCACAAGCTGCAAGAGTGGCTATGCCAGCTTTGTCCAATAATTTTATTGATATTATAAAAGGATCATCCCTTGCATTTACGTTAGGAGTAACAGAAATAATGGCTACAGCTCAAATGGAAGGAGCTGCAGCATATAGATTTTTCGAAGCTTTTACAGATGTGATTATTATATATTGGGGGATTATATCATTGCTTGGATACTTACAAAAAAAATTAGAGATTAAGATGAGTGAAGGATATTAG
- a CDS encoding amino acid ABC transporter ATP-binding protein yields the protein MIKIKNLHKSFTKLEVLRGIDLEIKKGEVVAVIGPSGTGKSTLLRCINYLEVPDKGEIEIEDLKINTKNVTKEQIHRLRKVTSMVFQNYNLFKNKTAIQNIFEPLIVVKKMDYKKAEKIALDILEKVGLLDKKDIYPSKLSGGQQQRIGIGRAMAVSPKIMLFDEPTSALDPELVGEVLDVIRGLAKNHTTMIIVTHEMRFAKEVADRVIFMDGGNIVEQGSPDEIFNNPKNERTIEFLKQVKS from the coding sequence ATGATAAAAATAAAGAATTTACATAAAAGCTTTACCAAATTAGAAGTTCTAAGGGGAATTGATTTAGAAATAAAAAAAGGTGAAGTAGTTGCAGTAATTGGTCCTTCAGGTACAGGAAAATCTACTTTACTTAGATGTATAAATTATTTAGAGGTTCCTGATAAAGGAGAAATCGAAATTGAAGATCTAAAGATAAACACAAAAAATGTAACAAAAGAACAAATACATAGATTGAGAAAAGTTACCTCTATGGTATTCCAAAATTACAATCTTTTTAAAAATAAAACAGCAATACAAAATATTTTTGAGCCGTTGATTGTAGTAAAAAAGATGGATTATAAAAAAGCAGAAAAGATTGCATTAGATATATTAGAAAAAGTAGGATTGCTAGATAAAAAAGATATCTATCCTTCAAAATTATCAGGAGGACAGCAGCAAAGAATTGGAATTGGTAGAGCCATGGCTGTAAGTCCTAAAATTATGCTATTTGATGAACCAACATCTGCATTAGATCCTGAACTTGTAGGAGAAGTTTTGGATGTAATAAGAGGATTGGCAAAAAATCATACTACAATGATTATTGTTACTCATGAAATGCGATTTGCAAAAGAAGTAGCAGATCGAGTTATATTTATGGATGGTGGAAACATTGTTGAGCAAGGTTCACCAGATGAGATTTTTAATAATCCAAAGAATGAAAGAACAATAGAATTTTTAAAACAAGTAAAGTCTTAA
- a CDS encoding DUF4430 domain-containing protein — MKNRKFIQNISIILVLMFSLFCLFGCGGQKTKIVSNLDNETKTEENIKQEKGTDKQKKEDVSETKETKDNKEVKEESKTATENEKKEDSKDAEVKEDKKEVKEEAKKEEPNKENKKDNKLESDTKVIDGVTYKGYKGPVQGEVKYKEGTPSGENANEYKASGDIQSPYKVNLVVTRDYGKKKMYAKNVGLVKDEVGMEVLFRNLDIQTAYGGGFVNSINGLESNYTFHTGKDRKKSDWFYWVNGILAPIGIGEYRPQAGDVIWWDYHDWSVTMFAPAVIGSYPQPFRNGFMGKNPGTVIMYTPNYKQSAENLKTSLISKGVKQVDVSEYDSSVLNKPKKYYILIGAWNELSEGSKVINDINKKNKLVGTYVKFEDGKVHGLDFKGNTISSYDTGGAIYAYAAGMGSTKPIWMVTGTNDEGVNMAVDTLINNPKALDKHFSAVISKNKIENVPYSN; from the coding sequence GTGAAAAATAGGAAGTTTATACAAAATATTTCTATCATTTTAGTTTTAATGTTTAGTTTGTTTTGTCTATTTGGATGTGGGGGTCAAAAGACAAAAATTGTATCAAACTTAGATAATGAAACTAAAACTGAGGAAAATATAAAACAAGAAAAGGGAACAGATAAGCAGAAAAAAGAAGATGTAAGTGAGACTAAAGAAACCAAAGACAATAAAGAAGTCAAAGAGGAATCAAAAACAGCTACAGAAAATGAAAAGAAAGAAGATAGTAAAGATGCAGAAGTTAAAGAAGATAAGAAGGAAGTAAAAGAGGAAGCAAAAAAAGAAGAACCTAACAAGGAAAATAAAAAAGATAATAAATTAGAATCAGATACTAAGGTAATAGACGGAGTTACATATAAGGGATATAAAGGACCTGTTCAAGGTGAGGTTAAATATAAAGAGGGAACACCTTCTGGTGAAAATGCTAATGAATATAAGGCATCAGGAGATATACAAAGTCCATATAAAGTTAATTTAGTAGTAACAAGGGATTATGGAAAGAAGAAAATGTACGCCAAGAATGTTGGCCTTGTAAAAGATGAAGTTGGTATGGAGGTTTTATTTAGAAATCTAGATATTCAAACAGCTTATGGTGGAGGATTTGTTAATAGTATAAATGGGCTTGAATCTAATTACACTTTTCATACAGGTAAAGATAGGAAAAAATCAGATTGGTTCTATTGGGTAAATGGAATACTAGCTCCTATAGGAATTGGTGAATATAGACCACAAGCTGGAGATGTAATATGGTGGGATTATCATGACTGGAGTGTTACTATGTTTGCACCAGCTGTTATTGGATCTTATCCTCAACCATTTAGAAATGGTTTTATGGGAAAGAACCCAGGTACAGTAATAATGTACACTCCAAATTATAAGCAAAGTGCAGAAAATCTAAAAACTAGTTTGATTAGTAAGGGGGTAAAGCAGGTTGATGTAAGTGAATATGATTCATCTGTTCTGAATAAACCCAAAAAGTATTATATTCTTATTGGTGCTTGGAACGAGCTATCTGAAGGAAGTAAGGTTATAAATGATATAAACAAAAAGAATAAATTAGTAGGAACGTATGTCAAATTTGAAGATGGTAAGGTTCATGGCTTAGATTTTAAAGGAAATACCATTTCATCTTATGATACGGGTGGAGCAATATATGCATATGCAGCAGGCATGGGAAGTACAAAGCCTATATGGATGGTTACGGGAACTAATGATGAAGGAGTAAATATGGCAGTTGATACTCTCATAAATAATCCAAAGGCACTCGATAAGCATTTTAGTGCCGTGATAAGTAAGAATAAAATAGAGAATGTACCTTATAGTAATTAA